From the genome of Bubalus bubalis isolate 160015118507 breed Murrah chromosome 2, NDDB_SH_1, whole genome shotgun sequence, one region includes:
- the RPL10A gene encoding 60S ribosomal protein L10a encodes MSSKVSRDTLYEAVREVLHGNQRKRRKFLETVELQISLKNYDPQKDKRFSGTVRLKSTPRPKFSVCVLGDQQHCDEAKAVDIPHMDIEALKKLNKNKKLVKKLAKKYDAFLASESLIKQIPRILGPGLNKAGKFPSLLTHNENMVAKVDEVKSTIKFQMKKVLCLAVAVGHVKMTDDELVYNIHLAVNFLVSLLKKNWQNVRALYIKSTMGKPQRLY; translated from the exons ATGAG CAGCAAAGTCTCCCGCGACACCCTCTACGAGGCGGTGCGGGAAGTCCTGCATGGGAACCAGCGCAAGCGCAGAAA gtttttggaGACGGTGGAGCTTCAGatcagcctgaagaactatgaccCTCAGAAGGACAAACGCTTCTCGGGCACCGTCAG GCTTAAGTCCACTCCCCGCCCCAAGTTCTCCGTGTGTGTCTTGGGGGACCAGCAGCATTGTGATGAGGCCAAGGCTGTGGATATCCCCCACATGGACATCGAGGCGCTGAAAAAACTGAACAAGAATAAAAAACTGGTCAAGAAGCTGG CCAAGAAATATGATGCCTTTTTGGCTTCAGAGTCTCTGATCAAGCAGATCCCCCGAATCCTGGGCCCAGGCCTGAACAAGGCTGGCAAGTTCCCTTCCTTGCTGACCCACAATGAGAACATGGTGGCCAAAGTTGATGAAGTGAAGTCCACGATCAAGTTCCAGATGAAGAAG GTGCTGTGTCTGGCAGTGGCTGTTGGCCACGTgaagatgacagatgatgagcTTGTGTACAACATCCACTTAGCTGTCAACTTCCTGGTGTCATTGCTCAAGAAAAATTGGCAGAACGTCAGGGCCTTGTACATTAAGAGCACCATGGGCAAGCCCCAGCGTCTGTACTAA